One Etheostoma spectabile isolate EspeVRDwgs_2016 chromosome 12, UIUC_Espe_1.0, whole genome shotgun sequence genomic window carries:
- the fam151a gene encoding protein FAM151A isoform X1, whose protein sequence is MGEREDRQREVDKVDRGSGESNRKEDLYLGILTKQHLIMISVAVGLVILVIIITVAAVLATKPGSSASLPPFPTGGDMLDFLVQSGEISEPDGLLATWFHRANSKEDMNKALTSDAMILEADITVHGYGTPSEKPIPIMAHPPEIYSDNTLDQWLDAVLASRKGIKLDFKSLESVGLSLDLLRQKNISRGINRPVWLNADILKGPNIPDFLPPVNGTGFLRLIQEKFPDATLSPGWKVAYSPPLFNATYTRSMVEDMYAMVKDVPQKVTFPVHALLVRSGWQHLSWLLSQSPRFSLTLWQGSIRPNINDLLFVRENSHPTRVYYDIYEPTLAEFKQAAKQQGLLRRFYPGGDLMDFLYPIHNPDFLSAATQRNSLAVRWVTVTDGASLLARLSDGDGGMLVIPVTADRNQPDIPLLEGSGKSSEALTLQDILQLLGQRANAPWGVHLQIHTQQLLEASLRLLHSAYSDETLYRPVWISMGGLQSTDNTAEFVSAVERLFPYVTLVLSEQTWPPRVPVTGLSQRVALHLNTASLPEGQETRDSLMAMMDRYDLIVEDTRSRAGAFEVFKGLMSQRAGRANTNLYVISDGLQRPRNT, encoded by the exons ATGGGTGAGAGAGAGGACCGTCAGAGAGAGGTGGACAAGGTGGACAGAGGCTCGGGAGAAAG TAACCGTAAAGAAGACCTTTATCTGGGcattttaacaaaacaacaccTGATTATGATATCTGTGGCTGTTGGACTTGTCATCCTGGTGATTATCATTACTGTCGCAGCCGTGCTCGCCACAAAGCCAG GTTCCTCAGCATCACTTCCCCCGTTTCCTACTGGTGGAGACATGCTGGACTTCCTGGTTCAGTCGGGTGAGATCAGTGAACCCGACGGTCTGTTGGCTACCTGGTTTCACCGAGCGAACAGCAAGGAGGACATGAATAAAGCTCTCACAA GTGATGCTATGATCCTGGAGGCGGATATCACTGTGCACGGCTACGGGACCCCCAGTGAGAAGCCAATCCCCATCATGGCCCACCCTCCTGAGATCTATAGTGACAACACTCTGGACCAATGGCTGGATGCTGTGCTGGCCTCTAGAAAAG GCATCAAGTTGGATTTTAAGTCTCTGGAATCAGTGGGTTTGTCATTGGACCTGCTTCGTCAAAAGAACATAAGCAGAGGAATAAACAGGCCTGTGTGGCTGAATGCTGACATCCTTAAAGGTCCCAACATACCAGACTTCTTGCCTCCAGTCAATGGAACCGG ATTTCTGCGGTTGATTCAGGAGAAGTTTCCAGATGCCACTTTGTCCCCTGGATGGAAG GTGGCCTACTCTCCTCCATTGTTCAATGCGACCTACACTCGGTCCATGGTGGAAGACATGTACGCTATGGTCAAAGATGTCCCCCAAAAG GTGACATTCCCGGTCCATGCCTTGCTGGTTCGCAGTGGCTGGCAGCACCTCAGCTGGCTCCTCAGCCAGTCACCACG GTTCAGCCTGACGTTGTGGCAGGGTTCGATTCGACCAAACATCAACGACCTGCTGTTCGTCCGTGAGAACAGCCACCCGACCAGAGTCTACTACGATATATACGAACCGACGCTGGCGGAATTCAAGCAGGCCGCAA AGCAGCAGGGCCTTCTGAGGAGATTCTACCCTGGAGGAGACCTGATGGACTTCCTCTATCCCATTCACAACCCTGACTTCCTGTCCGCAGCCACACAACGCAACAGCCTGGCAGTCCGTTGGGTTACAGTCACTGATGGAGCCTCCCTGTTGGCTCGGCTTTCAG atGGTGATGGTGGTATGCTGGTAATTCCGGTGACCGCTGACAGGAACCAGCCTGACATCCCTCTGCTAGAAGGTTCTGGAAAGAGCTCAGAGGCCCTCACACTGCAG gaTATCCTGCAGCTGCTCGGACAGAGAGCTAATGCCCCCTGGGGTGTTCACCTGCAGATCCACACTCAGCAGCTTCTGGAAGCATCTCTCAGACTGCTGCACTCAGCCTACAGCGACGAGACCCTCTACAGGCCTGTCTGGATCAGCATGGGTGGTTTGCAGAGCACTGACAACACCGCG gaGTTTGTATCCGCAGTAGAGAGGCTGTTCCCTTACGTCACCCTGGTCCTGTCAGAGCAGACCTGGCCTCCTCGGGTCCCAGTGACAGGCTTGTCCCAGAGGGTGGCGCTACATCTGAACACAGCATCACTGCCGGAAGGACAGGAGACGCGTGACTCTCTAATGGCAATGATGGATAGATACGACCTCATAGTAGAGGATACAAGAAGCCGTGCTGGAGCTTTCGAGGTCTTTAAAGGACTGATGAGCCAACGTGCAGGCAGAGCAAACACAAACCTGTATGTGATATCTGATGGACTCCAACGACCCAGAAATACGTAA
- the fam151a gene encoding protein FAM151A isoform X2 translates to MLDFLVQSGEISEPDGLLATWFHRANSKEDMNKALTSDAMILEADITVHGYGTPSEKPIPIMAHPPEIYSDNTLDQWLDAVLASRKGIKLDFKSLESVGLSLDLLRQKNISRGINRPVWLNADILKGPNIPDFLPPVNGTGFLRLIQEKFPDATLSPGWKVAYSPPLFNATYTRSMVEDMYAMVKDVPQKVTFPVHALLVRSGWQHLSWLLSQSPRFSLTLWQGSIRPNINDLLFVRENSHPTRVYYDIYEPTLAEFKQAAKQQGLLRRFYPGGDLMDFLYPIHNPDFLSAATQRNSLAVRWVTVTDGASLLARLSDGDGGMLVIPVTADRNQPDIPLLEGSGKSSEALTLQDILQLLGQRANAPWGVHLQIHTQQLLEASLRLLHSAYSDETLYRPVWISMGGLQSTDNTAEFVSAVERLFPYVTLVLSEQTWPPRVPVTGLSQRVALHLNTASLPEGQETRDSLMAMMDRYDLIVEDTRSRAGAFEVFKGLMSQRAGRANTNLYVISDGLQRPRNT, encoded by the exons ATGCTGGACTTCCTGGTTCAGTCGGGTGAGATCAGTGAACCCGACGGTCTGTTGGCTACCTGGTTTCACCGAGCGAACAGCAAGGAGGACATGAATAAAGCTCTCACAA GTGATGCTATGATCCTGGAGGCGGATATCACTGTGCACGGCTACGGGACCCCCAGTGAGAAGCCAATCCCCATCATGGCCCACCCTCCTGAGATCTATAGTGACAACACTCTGGACCAATGGCTGGATGCTGTGCTGGCCTCTAGAAAAG GCATCAAGTTGGATTTTAAGTCTCTGGAATCAGTGGGTTTGTCATTGGACCTGCTTCGTCAAAAGAACATAAGCAGAGGAATAAACAGGCCTGTGTGGCTGAATGCTGACATCCTTAAAGGTCCCAACATACCAGACTTCTTGCCTCCAGTCAATGGAACCGG ATTTCTGCGGTTGATTCAGGAGAAGTTTCCAGATGCCACTTTGTCCCCTGGATGGAAG GTGGCCTACTCTCCTCCATTGTTCAATGCGACCTACACTCGGTCCATGGTGGAAGACATGTACGCTATGGTCAAAGATGTCCCCCAAAAG GTGACATTCCCGGTCCATGCCTTGCTGGTTCGCAGTGGCTGGCAGCACCTCAGCTGGCTCCTCAGCCAGTCACCACG GTTCAGCCTGACGTTGTGGCAGGGTTCGATTCGACCAAACATCAACGACCTGCTGTTCGTCCGTGAGAACAGCCACCCGACCAGAGTCTACTACGATATATACGAACCGACGCTGGCGGAATTCAAGCAGGCCGCAA AGCAGCAGGGCCTTCTGAGGAGATTCTACCCTGGAGGAGACCTGATGGACTTCCTCTATCCCATTCACAACCCTGACTTCCTGTCCGCAGCCACACAACGCAACAGCCTGGCAGTCCGTTGGGTTACAGTCACTGATGGAGCCTCCCTGTTGGCTCGGCTTTCAG atGGTGATGGTGGTATGCTGGTAATTCCGGTGACCGCTGACAGGAACCAGCCTGACATCCCTCTGCTAGAAGGTTCTGGAAAGAGCTCAGAGGCCCTCACACTGCAG gaTATCCTGCAGCTGCTCGGACAGAGAGCTAATGCCCCCTGGGGTGTTCACCTGCAGATCCACACTCAGCAGCTTCTGGAAGCATCTCTCAGACTGCTGCACTCAGCCTACAGCGACGAGACCCTCTACAGGCCTGTCTGGATCAGCATGGGTGGTTTGCAGAGCACTGACAACACCGCG gaGTTTGTATCCGCAGTAGAGAGGCTGTTCCCTTACGTCACCCTGGTCCTGTCAGAGCAGACCTGGCCTCCTCGGGTCCCAGTGACAGGCTTGTCCCAGAGGGTGGCGCTACATCTGAACACAGCATCACTGCCGGAAGGACAGGAGACGCGTGACTCTCTAATGGCAATGATGGATAGATACGACCTCATAGTAGAGGATACAAGAAGCCGTGCTGGAGCTTTCGAGGTCTTTAAAGGACTGATGAGCCAACGTGCAGGCAGAGCAAACACAAACCTGTATGTGATATCTGATGGACTCCAACGACCCAGAAATACGTAA
- the atg10 gene encoding ubiquitin-like-conjugating enzyme ATG10 — protein MSWWVLDEENFRCCCGLLLQQSEQLRDGWSWEAVQGSEEGYLKKTALRSVVVDSSPVWDHEGSASDSESRTSCHSSPDQLGREEKQVGLVVSVDADSITGGIGDKEDDEEDEDDGVCAVSEGSSQTLQYEYHILHSCSYSAPVLYFRAFTQDGRSLSLEEVWSSVHPNFRLRLQNSPLNTITLQEHPLLGQPFFMIHPCRTEEFMRPVLQAARDQHRSVNYVLLWLSVVGPVVGLDVPLKYATQLHPAAALSSTEPE, from the exons ATGAGCTGGTGGGTGCTGGATGAGGAGAACTTCCGCTGCTGCTGTGGGCTCCTCCTGCAGCAGTCGGAGCAGCTGAGAGACGGCTGGAGCTGGGAAGCAGTGCAG GGTTCAGAGGAGGGCTACCTTAAGAAGACTGCTCTCAGGTCAGTCGTCGTCGACTCGAGCCCAGTGTGGGACCACGAAGGATCGGCTTCAGACTCGGAGTCACGCACTTCCTGTCACTCCTCGCCGGATCAGCTGGGACGGGAGgagaaacag GTTGGCCTTGTTGTTTCAGTTGATGCTGACAGCATCACAGGTGGCATAGGTGATAAGGAAGAtgatgaggaagatgaagatgacgGGGTCTGTGCGGTGTCTGAAGGCAGCAGCCAGACGCTTCAGTACGAGTACCACATCCTGCACTCCTGTAGCTACAGTGCTCCTGTGCTCTATTTCCGAGCCTTCACTCAGG ATGGGAGGAGCCTGTCATTAGAGGAGGTGTGGAGCTCTGTTCATCCAAACTTCAGGCTTCGACTTCAGAACAGTCCTCTGAATACAATCACTCTGCAG gaACATCCCCTACTGGGTCAGCCTTTCTTCATGATCCACCCTTGTAGAACAGAGGAGTTCATGAGGCCCGTGCTGCAGGCGGCTCGGGACCAACACAG gtcaGTGAACTACGTGTTGTTGTGGCTGAGTGTTGTGGGTCCTGTGGTGGGTCTGGACGTCCCTCTGAAGTATGCCACCCAGCTCCATCCTGCAGCGGCACTCAGCAGCACAGAGCCAGAATGA